The Vitis vinifera cultivar Pinot Noir 40024 chromosome 18, ASM3070453v1 region AATTTGTCTCCAAAAATATATCACCCCTCACACAAGCAAAATCAAATCAACCTTTTCAATTGACCATACTGCTTCCACCAACCAAGTCAGcccaaaaaaagagaaaaaaagccaacccaaaaaaaagaaaatcaaatcatacTTTTCAATTTACTGTAAAtgcaattttatattataatgtgTCACCAAAGGTTCAAAGACAAGGGTTCTGACAGGGGTGGTTTTGGAGGTGGAGGCGGAGGTGATTCAGACAGGGGTGGTTTTGGAGGTAGGGGCCATGGAAGGAGGGATCAAAGTGGTGGTTGGAACAACAGAAACAATTCTGGTGAGAATAATAAGTCCTTTGAATGGAACAAAGAGTCAAACAATAATGGGGAAGGGTGGAAAGGTCATGATGGTGCTGTCAGttagactcgctttttatttatgaaaaattaattttagaaaagttggagtcgccacctattttatttttattttaaagggaaaataaaacaagaaagaaaaaccctaaaaagtgactccatagttttggaaaaagcatgtctttgagaaacccgagtctaagtccggggatcaggttacctattgggaaggtacctttaaaaggtagcacccctctaagccctatagagatctctactaactaagttgagagaaatgtggcaattaatcgaTTAATTAGAGATACCTAAGTAAGCTTGGTGATTTTAAAGCCAAGGAGGTGGTGATAAGGAGCCAAGGAATTGGAATTCTGGGACTGACAGAACTAGCAATCAATTGAGGGTAAATtagtctaataaaaatataaggctttcaaaagaattatcaaatttacccaCCCTTTTCAATCATTATTTCCCCCAGCTTACCTTTaaagggtaattctcccttgTATAAATATCCTCTTGTAGAGCCGTGCAGAACCACACAGGCTTCTTAGTGCCATCACTTGCCCTCCATCGACTCTCTCTCGACATTTTCTTCTCCCTCAAAGTTCTACAGGTACTACAATGGAAATGAATGAAGATATTATCATTGTGGGTGCTGGAATAGGGGGCCTGACCACATGTTTAGGACTTCACAGGTACAACAACAGTCTCATCTCTGTGGTGCTTACCATGATATTTCTAAATGGGTCGTCAGTTCATGATTAGAAACGGTGGTTTCTTTGGCtggaaattattaattaaaactcATAATTTTGCAGGTTGGGGTTGCGGAGCTTGGTTTTGGAATCATCAGACAGCTTGAGAGTTACAGGATTTGCACTCACAACATGGAAGAATGCTTGGAGGGCATTGGATGCTGTAGGCGTCGGTGATTCCATCAGACAACAGCATATGCAAATTCAGGGGTACTGACTTTGCCACCCTTTTCTTCAGCCATGAAGAAAATCTACTTATATATCTAATTTCTTCCTTTATCTAATTTATGTTtcaaagttttgttttttcaatatatatttttttcatttatgggtGTGTGTTAATTAGAATACAGCACTAGTAGTAACTGCTCACTTGGTGCTGCAGGCTCCAGGTTTTTTCTACAATTTCTGGACAGCCTACTTCAGAGATCTCATTCGGAGGCAAATGGTGAGTAAATTTAGTAAATACTTAAGTGCTTGTTTgaccattattttttaaaaataaatattggtcGTAGTTAGAAGTTGAATTTGAACAGTTTAGCAGGGTGTGATAGGATTTGCGAGAATCACCTAATTCTAAGTTGGAGTTTCATTTCATCTTTAATTGCAACTCCTCTTCTGGTTTTTCAATTCTAGTAAGATAGATTTGGTTGAGACTGTTGAGTCCATCATCATCAACAATTGCCAGCAGTCACTGTCGGCTCCCACTAGTCACGGCCTACCATTGtttaccttttatttatttatttttttatgttgataTTTTGGACAGAGGTACTGAATTATTGATGGGAAAGTTAGGTTTTAGGACGATGATGTGAAAAGTATATGATTTTGATAACCtaagtatataaaatatgagatacaattattaatagataaaataatatctaaaacatGCACTATCTCTTGTTTACTTTTCTTCTTCCCATATTACCCCTAAATTTCTCTATGTCATCAGAAAATTGTTCTGCTGACTCCCATTATTGATTGTCCAAACCTAGTGCAGTCTTATTTGACCTTTTATATTGGATATGGTATATCTCTGTGTTCCAAACCAGCCACAAAAATAAGTATTCCGTTACCTGCCTTGAATCTTTGCACCAACATAAAATTGTGCCTTGAAATTATCTTAAGAGTTGGGACATGATGCAGGGGAATCCATGAAATTCGCTGTGTAAGAAGGAAGGTGCTACTTGAAACCCTCGAGAGGGAGTTGCCTCGTGGCAGTATCAGGTATTCCTCCAAGGTGGTTTCCATCCAGGAATCAGGACACTACAAAACCGTGCACCTTGCAGATGGCTCCGTCCTGAAAACTAAGGTGAACTCATCCTGGACTGCGCATGAAATTAGAACCAATGAAAGGGGTTTTTAGTAGCATGTGGTTTACTATCATATAAATTACCTTGATAGTGTTTCTTGAAGGTCAAAAACAGTGCTTGAAGGTTGGTTAATCACAGTTTTTAATTGtgtgggtgtttggtaaaatttattaataaattgacTAAAGtgtattttaagttaaattattcttaaattattaatttaaagtttattatttattttttattttaagtattaagatggtttggtaaaattaatttaaaatttattttaagttattaaattattgtatttgccttcattaattataattaatgtttattatcattaattttaattaatattgattttcattaattttaaatactattttttaattaaatattcatatttaaagtattgtaaatatataagataactttaaaatatttattataaagaaTAAGTTATGGATGTTAAATATATTCTCATGTagataaataaaacaataaatatttaaaatttagaataaattaatcattttaatttaatatttaaaattatttttaattttaaattatgatattaaattattttatcaaatatgtttaatttatttaataacttaagttattaaattactttgagtcattaaaaatgatttatcaaacactcgTGTAGAGAATAAAACTTTCCGACTTCAAGTGGTGGTTGAAAGTTAAATAACTTAAATCTAACTTTTAAACGGCAACtttttaaaagttgtatttgcttatttttaaaatatagtgcCCAAAGCACAATTGAAGTAGAGCCTAAGCTAAAAGCAAAATTGAAAGCTATCCATACGGACTACAGAGCTCTAGTAATCCTactttgtttttgaattttaagGTGTTAATCGGCTGCGATGGAGTTAATTCACTTGTAGCGAATTGGCTGGGTCTTGACAAACCGGTTGATTCCGGGCGTTCAGCCGTTAGAGGCCTTGTGGAGTTCCCAGATGGTCATGGATTGGAGCCCAAATTCCGTCAACACTTTGGAAATGGCGTTCGCCATGGGGTTATACCGTGTGGCCCCACTACCTTGTATTGGTTTCTCACTTTTGCTCCATCTGTCCACGGTAAGCCAGTCCATCCATGGAACTACTTTTTTTAAGTCTTAGCCGCCACCCTAAACTCATAAATATTCAGTTCTGATTTCGTCCTCTTTTTACTCCGTGTGTGGTTGTATACGAGCATGCAGGCGTAGACACTGAGGAAATGGATCAGAACCCAGCTAAGATGAAGGATTTTGTATTAAGTAAGCTTGGGAAAGTGCCCCAACATATAGAAAATGTGTTTGAGAAAACTGCATTGGACTGTATGTCCTGCTCTCCATTAAAGTTTAGGCTACCATGGAAAGTAGCAACAGGCCATATCTACAAGGGCAATGTTTGTGTAGCAGGCGACGCGCTTCATCCGATGACACCTGATATCGGACAAGGGGGATGCTCTGCGATGGAAGATGGCGTTGTTCTGGCGAGGTGCCTTGGAGAAGTCTTACTGAGAAAACCCACCAGGGAAGATGGAGAAGGAAAAGATGAGGAATGTTACAAGAGGATCAGCGAGGGATTGGAGAAGTATGCAAAAGAGAGGAGATGGAGAAGTTTCAAGCTGATCACTACTGCATATGTGGTGGGTCTCATACAGGAGAGTGACTGGAAAGTGGTGAGATTCTTGAGAGAAAAGTTTCTGTCGGGATTCTTGGCTAACCTCTTCTTGAGGATGGGTGATTTTGATTGCGGGCAACTCAGCATTTCTTAATGTTTGCTTTGGTGTACTGTATAAAAACTAGTCAGCTATTCATCCATGTTGGTCCAATCAGCAATAAAAGATTACAGAAACCATATAGGCATATGTACGTGGAAATGGGAAATGGGAATGAATGTTTTGTTTCCATTCCCATTCCTCCTTAAATAAGAATGGATTGGAAGGAATAAGAATGGATTTTGAGGATTCCAAATCTTCAttgaataagaatgaatttaattttccaattcttgcatttggatgTATTTAGGAATTTAAGGTTGGagtaattattgttttttttttattttaatgttaaaatatttatttccatttttaaaaaacctttcacattttgtatagtttttaaaataatttcaattcttGTATTTGAACGTATTTAGgagtgttagaaaaattaggttaatccaatctatggtaatcaccctagaaggGAGGGGGGTGGAGGTGAAAAAggtaatggttttttttttttttttttttgcaaatttaaattaagtgaatgtaagagacaaatatatacaggtatataataaaacaatataaaaacaatttgcatataaaataaaagagtagggaagagagaatacaaacacaagattttatagtggttcgacgtAACctgacctacatccactctcctctaacttcaatcccaagcttgagatTCCattaattcaaggcttccaaaccaagccttcaagtaaTACAATTAGATTATGGTTCCAGTCCatcctcttggacttttggctccaagcaccttTTACAAACCTTAAAAGATATCTCACTTTtgaacccctcaagtgataccccacacttgagaatcttcctcttaaagatataaaaataactgatctcacaaaatcctagtacaaaaactttaagctcaaatgatactaGAAAACTATGATTGAATGGTATACTAAAATTATgaaagttttagaacaatggtgcactcaaaacactcttccaaggctcaaatgcattcaagaaaggtttgggaaggttaaactcatgaaacaatgaagattaaagtatttttatagaagaaaaaaaccaaactagccgttgggggttcgactgGTCGAGCTGGGGGTTGACCAGTCGATTAaccgttagcatttaatactTGACAAGTGACCGTTGGACCTCGACTAGACCTCAACTAGACCTCGACCGTATCTCAATCAGTTAAGGTTCAAtcttgaccggttgaacaaccgttttacaagaaagagaaagttttttgcACCTTTAACCagttgagctgggggtcgacctgGACCTCGACCGATTGAGCTGGGGATTGACCCAAACCTAGACCGGTTGAGTTGGCGGTCAACCGATTCCTCATCCGGTTCAACTGGTTGAGTTGTTTTTGGTTCAACAACCAATTTTTTCCAacttaaaacaagtttgaaaacatttgacacgaggttttagttgaaaacatgaaatcattcaatttttaaaatatttaaaacaaaataactctttgatgattttggtgcataagtaaagaatgtaatacatgaaaatcctaattcaccaacaaccttacaaataGATCTTATGAAGTTtgagtcttgaaaaacacttttctttgaggtctttttcttcttcatgatttctttttgatttgatttgtttttgtgattg contains the following coding sequences:
- the LOC100259199 gene encoding monooxygenase 2 is translated as MEMNEDIIIVGAGIGGLTTCLGLHRLGLRSLVLESSDSLRVTGFALTTWKNAWRALDAVGVGDSIRQQHMQIQGLQVFSTISGQPTSEISFGGKWGIHEIRCVRRKVLLETLERELPRGSIRYSSKVVSIQESGHYKTVHLADGSVLKTKVLIGCDGVNSLVANWLGLDKPVDSGRSAVRGLVEFPDGHGLEPKFRQHFGNGVRHGVIPCGPTTLYWFLTFAPSVHGVDTEEMDQNPAKMKDFVLSKLGKVPQHIENVFEKTALDCMSCSPLKFRLPWKVATGHIYKGNVCVAGDALHPMTPDIGQGGCSAMEDGVVLARCLGEVLLRKPTREDGEGKDEECYKRISEGLEKYAKERRWRSFKLITTAYVVGLIQESDWKVVRFLREKFLSGFLANLFLRMGDFDCGQLSIS